In Hypomesus transpacificus isolate Combined female chromosome 25, fHypTra1, whole genome shotgun sequence, one DNA window encodes the following:
- the ecsit gene encoding evolutionarily conserved signaling intermediate in Toll pathway, mitochondrial isoform X1, which translates to MEDQHYAFAMNCTRCLLRLHSLGFLAPSARASFQHTALIQTSSVHTITTALIPHKTYCQTQRHFHGSPACAKSQPMTTDHGEEEEDGKRKNRSLVTHDDLFERASKDAKSKATFNRVLEVFTRRDIRRRGHVEFIYAALKKMQEFGVERDIAVYNKLLDVFPKEVFVPRNFIQRMFNHYPRQQECGVQVLEQMENYGIMPNVETKVLLVQIFGEKSHPIRKFQRLMYWFPKFKHANPFPVPLQLPEDPVDLARFSLKRIGNDLDAKVTVYQMPSTDILETGEEITLPHVVGIQSPDQKEMLANHNPSKPVFVEGPFPLWLRNTCVNYYVLRADPLPPEEQVEEPYDPERCFDYPLQLDLDLDRDMGDDTSFHVDKVEEGQVYAMCMSGQGDQATLNQWISGLQEANPILGRIPTLFRLDAGPRELQGVVDPDPGHGYEADPDMDARPGEEKPGSDTVVVEEELEPGHRQGLKQGASGL; encoded by the exons ATGGAG GATCAACACTACGCATTTGCAATGAACTGCACTCGCTGTCTACTGCGGCTGCATAGTTTGGGCTTCTTAGCCCCCTCTGCCAGAGCCTCTTTCCAGCACACTGCCTTGATCCAGACATCCTCAGTGCATACAATAACAACAGCCCTAATCCCACACAAGACTTATTGTCAG ACTCAGAGGCATTTCCATGGCAGCCCAGCATGTGCAAAGAGCCAGCCTATGACAACAGAccacggagaggaggaggaggatgggaaacGGAAGAACCGGTCTCTGGTAACCCACGACGACTTGTTTGAGAGAGCGTCCAAGGATGCCAAATCCAAAGCTACCTTTAACAGAGTGTTGGAGGTCTTCACAAGGAGGGACATTCGACGGAGGGGTCACGTAGAGTTCATATACGCTGCCCTGAAGAAGATGCAGGAGTTTGGTGTGGAGCGGGACATCGCCGTGTACAACAAGCTGTTGGATGTGTTTCCTAAAGAGGTTTTTGTGCCCAGGAACTTCATTCAACGCATGTTCAACCACTACCCCAGACAACAGGAGTGTGGAGTACAAGTGCTTGAGCAGATGGAGAACTATG GCATCATGCCCAACGTGGAGACGAAGGTCCTGTTGGTCCAGATCTTTGGGGAGAAGAGCCACCCTATCCGAAAGTTCCAGCGTCTCATGTACTGGTTCCCCAAGTTCAAGCACGCCAACCCCTTCCCCGTCCCCCTCCAGCTCCCGGAGGACCCCGTCGACTTGGCACGCTTCAGTCTGAAGCGCATCGGCAACGACCTCGACGCCAAGGTCACCGTCTACCAG ATGCCGTCTACGGACATCTTGGAGACGGGAGAGGAGATCACGCTGCCTCACGTCGTAG GTATCCAGAGCCCAGACCAGAAGGAGATGCTGGCGAACCACAACCCCAGCAAGCCAGTGTTTGTGGAGGGACCCTTCCCCCTGTGGCTCAGGAACACATGTGTCAATTACTATGTGCTGAGGGCTGACCCCCTGCCCCCAGAGGAACAG GTTGAAGAGCCGTACGACCCAGAGAGATGTTTTGATTACCCACTTCAGTtggacctggacctggacaGGGACATGGGGGATGATACCAGCTTCCATGTGGACAAAG TGGAGGAGGGCCAGGTGTATGCCATGTGCATGTCGGGCCAGGGAGACCAAGCCACCCTCAACCAGTGGATCTCCGGCCTCCAGGAGGCCAACCCCATCCTGGGCCGCATCCCCACGCTCTTCCGCCTGGACGCCGGGCCCAGGGAGCTCCAGGGGGTGGTTGACCCTGATCCAGGGCACGGCTACGAGGCTGACCCAGACATGGATGCCCGGCCCGGGGAAGAGAAACCAGGGTCGGACactgtggtggtggaggaggaactGGAGCCCGGACACAGACAAGGACTGAAGCAGGGCGCTTCAGGACTATGA
- the ecsit gene encoding evolutionarily conserved signaling intermediate in Toll pathway, mitochondrial isoform X2 — protein sequence MNCTRCLLRLHSLGFLAPSARASFQHTALIQTSSVHTITTALIPHKTYCQTQRHFHGSPACAKSQPMTTDHGEEEEDGKRKNRSLVTHDDLFERASKDAKSKATFNRVLEVFTRRDIRRRGHVEFIYAALKKMQEFGVERDIAVYNKLLDVFPKEVFVPRNFIQRMFNHYPRQQECGVQVLEQMENYGIMPNVETKVLLVQIFGEKSHPIRKFQRLMYWFPKFKHANPFPVPLQLPEDPVDLARFSLKRIGNDLDAKVTVYQMPSTDILETGEEITLPHVVGIQSPDQKEMLANHNPSKPVFVEGPFPLWLRNTCVNYYVLRADPLPPEEQVEEPYDPERCFDYPLQLDLDLDRDMGDDTSFHVDKVEEGQVYAMCMSGQGDQATLNQWISGLQEANPILGRIPTLFRLDAGPRELQGVVDPDPGHGYEADPDMDARPGEEKPGSDTVVVEEELEPGHRQGLKQGASGL from the exons ATGAACTGCACTCGCTGTCTACTGCGGCTGCATAGTTTGGGCTTCTTAGCCCCCTCTGCCAGAGCCTCTTTCCAGCACACTGCCTTGATCCAGACATCCTCAGTGCATACAATAACAACAGCCCTAATCCCACACAAGACTTATTGTCAG ACTCAGAGGCATTTCCATGGCAGCCCAGCATGTGCAAAGAGCCAGCCTATGACAACAGAccacggagaggaggaggaggatgggaaacGGAAGAACCGGTCTCTGGTAACCCACGACGACTTGTTTGAGAGAGCGTCCAAGGATGCCAAATCCAAAGCTACCTTTAACAGAGTGTTGGAGGTCTTCACAAGGAGGGACATTCGACGGAGGGGTCACGTAGAGTTCATATACGCTGCCCTGAAGAAGATGCAGGAGTTTGGTGTGGAGCGGGACATCGCCGTGTACAACAAGCTGTTGGATGTGTTTCCTAAAGAGGTTTTTGTGCCCAGGAACTTCATTCAACGCATGTTCAACCACTACCCCAGACAACAGGAGTGTGGAGTACAAGTGCTTGAGCAGATGGAGAACTATG GCATCATGCCCAACGTGGAGACGAAGGTCCTGTTGGTCCAGATCTTTGGGGAGAAGAGCCACCCTATCCGAAAGTTCCAGCGTCTCATGTACTGGTTCCCCAAGTTCAAGCACGCCAACCCCTTCCCCGTCCCCCTCCAGCTCCCGGAGGACCCCGTCGACTTGGCACGCTTCAGTCTGAAGCGCATCGGCAACGACCTCGACGCCAAGGTCACCGTCTACCAG ATGCCGTCTACGGACATCTTGGAGACGGGAGAGGAGATCACGCTGCCTCACGTCGTAG GTATCCAGAGCCCAGACCAGAAGGAGATGCTGGCGAACCACAACCCCAGCAAGCCAGTGTTTGTGGAGGGACCCTTCCCCCTGTGGCTCAGGAACACATGTGTCAATTACTATGTGCTGAGGGCTGACCCCCTGCCCCCAGAGGAACAG GTTGAAGAGCCGTACGACCCAGAGAGATGTTTTGATTACCCACTTCAGTtggacctggacctggacaGGGACATGGGGGATGATACCAGCTTCCATGTGGACAAAG TGGAGGAGGGCCAGGTGTATGCCATGTGCATGTCGGGCCAGGGAGACCAAGCCACCCTCAACCAGTGGATCTCCGGCCTCCAGGAGGCCAACCCCATCCTGGGCCGCATCCCCACGCTCTTCCGCCTGGACGCCGGGCCCAGGGAGCTCCAGGGGGTGGTTGACCCTGATCCAGGGCACGGCTACGAGGCTGACCCAGACATGGATGCCCGGCCCGGGGAAGAGAAACCAGGGTCGGACactgtggtggtggaggaggaactGGAGCCCGGACACAGACAAGGACTGAAGCAGGGCGCTTCAGGACTATGA